The Altererythrobacter sp. CAU 1644 genome has a window encoding:
- a CDS encoding Leu/Phe/Val dehydrogenase, which translates to MPAFWTEADFDDHELVQFVRDPKSGLTAIIALHSTHLGPGAGGTRFWHYADPAGAMRDALRLSRGMSYKNAMAGLPMGGGKAVILADADRTKTPEMLAAFGDAVDSLGGRYVTAEDVGITEADMVAVSKRTPHVSGLPVEGEDAAGGDPGPFTAMGIYHGIKAAVRHKLGKDNVDGVHVAVQGTGSVGGGVARLLAKDGAKLTLADVNADRAEKLANELGGEAVAADAIMGVACDVFSPNALGAILDDEGIARLEAPIVAGGANNQLARAHHGKVLAERGILYAPDYVINAGGIISVAMEYLCRQHGDPCDINEVRKRIAQIPGRLEQIWQESDTSGFSPDVVADKMAQKLIGR; encoded by the coding sequence ATGCCGGCATTCTGGACCGAAGCGGATTTCGACGATCACGAGCTGGTACAGTTCGTGCGCGATCCCAAGAGCGGCCTGACTGCCATTATTGCGCTCCACTCCACCCATCTCGGACCGGGCGCTGGCGGCACGCGTTTCTGGCACTATGCCGATCCTGCCGGTGCCATGCGTGATGCGCTGCGCCTCAGCCGCGGGATGAGCTACAAGAACGCGATGGCCGGTCTGCCGATGGGCGGGGGCAAGGCCGTCATCCTCGCCGATGCGGATCGCACGAAGACCCCAGAGATGCTGGCAGCATTCGGCGATGCAGTCGATTCGCTCGGCGGGCGCTACGTCACTGCCGAGGATGTCGGCATCACCGAGGCCGACATGGTTGCCGTATCGAAACGCACTCCGCATGTTTCGGGCCTGCCGGTCGAGGGTGAGGACGCCGCTGGCGGCGATCCGGGTCCGTTTACCGCGATGGGCATCTATCACGGCATCAAGGCGGCAGTCCGCCACAAGCTGGGCAAGGACAATGTCGATGGCGTTCATGTCGCGGTTCAGGGCACCGGGAGCGTAGGCGGCGGCGTTGCTCGATTGCTCGCCAAGGATGGCGCCAAGCTGACATTGGCCGACGTCAATGCCGATCGGGCCGAAAAGCTCGCCAACGAGCTGGGCGGCGAGGCGGTCGCGGCCGACGCGATCATGGGTGTCGCCTGCGACGTGTTCAGCCCCAATGCGCTCGGCGCCATTCTCGACGACGAGGGTATTGCGCGGCTCGAAGCCCCGATCGTCGCGGGCGGTGCCAACAACCAACTTGCGCGCGCGCATCACGGCAAGGTGCTGGCCGAACGCGGGATTCTCTACGCGCCTGACTATGTCATCAACGCCGGCGGGATCATTTCGGTGGCGATGGAATATCTGTGCCGCCAGCACGGCGACCCCTGCGATATCAACGAGGTGCGCAAGCGGATCGCGCAGATTCCCGGTCGGCTTGAGCAGATCTGGCAAGAGTCGGACACTAGCGGGTTTTCGCCCGATGTGGTCGCCGACAAGATGGCGCAGAAGCTGATCGGCCGCTGA
- a CDS encoding prolyl hydroxylase family protein has translation MSAAGESSAETLLQRGGVQRVPNAKIELFQLKGFLSSGHCRELISLIDANRRPSTIADDNGDAYFRTSETCDLEASEPAVQELEVLLQSLSGIDPAHGEPCQGQRYAPGQEFKPHTDYFAPDGADYAKFCSVAGQRTWTFMIYLNEVEAGGATRFKVVGKTFQPETGKLLCWNNRRPDGSVNPNTLHHGMKVRSGVKYVITKWYREREWEW, from the coding sequence ATGTCCGCAGCGGGCGAATCTTCTGCTGAAACCCTCCTGCAGCGCGGCGGCGTGCAGCGAGTGCCCAATGCGAAGATCGAGCTCTTTCAGCTCAAGGGGTTTCTTTCCTCCGGTCACTGCCGCGAACTGATCTCGTTGATCGACGCCAACCGGCGGCCCTCGACAATCGCGGACGATAATGGCGACGCCTATTTTCGCACCAGCGAAACCTGCGATCTCGAAGCCAGCGAGCCTGCCGTCCAGGAGCTTGAGGTTCTGCTTCAGTCACTTAGCGGAATCGATCCTGCACATGGCGAACCCTGCCAGGGCCAGCGCTACGCGCCCGGCCAGGAGTTCAAGCCGCACACCGACTATTTCGCGCCTGACGGAGCCGACTACGCGAAATTCTGTTCCGTCGCCGGTCAGCGAACCTGGACTTTCATGATCTATCTCAATGAAGTCGAGGCCGGGGGTGCTACGAGATTCAAGGTTGTCGGAAAGACTTTCCAGCCGGAAACAGGTAAGCTCCTGTGCTGGAACAACCGGCGCCCCGATGGCAGCGTGAACCCGAATACGCTCCATCATGGCATGAAAGTTCGTTCGGGCGTCAAATACGTGATCACCAAATGGTATCGCGAAAGAGAATGGGAATGGTGA
- a CDS encoding TraR/DksA family transcriptional regulator — MSEYTDMAEKLRVRLEDLLQRAEVIEDDLRHPLDADWSEQAVDLADDEALEGVDEVLRAEIQQIRLALLRIENGTYGTCAICGEDIRRERLEARPIATRCIKCAEAA; from the coding sequence ATGAGCGAATACACCGACATGGCCGAGAAGCTCCGCGTCCGGCTCGAAGATCTGTTGCAGCGCGCCGAGGTTATCGAGGACGACCTGCGCCATCCGCTCGATGCCGACTGGAGCGAACAGGCGGTGGATCTGGCCGATGACGAGGCGCTGGAAGGCGTCGATGAAGTCCTGCGTGCGGAAATTCAGCAGATCAGGCTGGCGCTCCTGCGCATCGAGAACGGCACCTATGGCACCTGCGCAATTTGCGGCGAGGACATTCGCCGCGAGCGACTGGAAGCTCGGCCGATCGCGACCCGCTGCATCAAGTGTGCCGAAGCGGCCTGA
- the rpmE gene encoding 50S ribosomal protein L31, whose protein sequence is MKAEGHPEYHMITVKMTDGTEFQTRSTWGSEGDTLALEIDPTSHPAWTGGRQQVQEGGRVAAFNKRFGGLSLKK, encoded by the coding sequence ATGAAGGCCGAAGGGCACCCCGAATACCACATGATCACGGTTAAGATGACCGATGGTACCGAATTCCAGACGCGCTCCACCTGGGGCAGCGAAGGTGACACGCTCGCCCTCGAAATCGACCCGACCAGCCACCCGGCGTGGACCGGTGGTCGTCAGCAGGTGCAGGAAGGTGGCCGCGTGGCTGCGTTCAACAAGCGCTTCGGCGGTCTTTCGCTCAAGAAATAA
- the fabZ gene encoding 3-hydroxyacyl-ACP dehydratase FabZ: MSEGSEASAYDIHKILKALPHRYPLLLVDRVKSIELGERIHAIKAVTMNEEFFQGHFPGAPIMPGVLQIEAMAQAAAILGIETLELAGTGKLVFFMGIDNAKFRSPVTPGCLLDLEVEFVQKRSRVYKFKGRASVEGKTTSECEFTAMIADPPA, from the coding sequence ATGAGCGAAGGTTCCGAGGCTTCGGCCTACGACATTCACAAGATTCTCAAGGCCCTGCCGCATCGCTATCCCTTGCTGCTGGTCGATCGGGTCAAGTCGATCGAACTCGGTGAGCGGATACACGCGATCAAGGCGGTGACCATGAACGAGGAGTTTTTCCAGGGGCATTTCCCTGGCGCTCCGATCATGCCCGGCGTCTTGCAGATCGAGGCTATGGCGCAAGCCGCGGCGATCCTCGGGATCGAGACGCTAGAGCTTGCCGGGACCGGCAAGCTGGTCTTCTTCATGGGGATCGACAACGCCAAGTTCCGCAGCCCGGTAACGCCCGGGTGCCTGCTCGATCTCGAAGTCGAATTCGTCCAGAAGCGCAGCCGTGTCTACAAGTTCAAGGGCCGGGCCAGCGTCGAAGGCAAGACCACCAGCGAGTGCGAGTTCACCGCGATGATTGCAGACCCGCCCGCGTGA
- a CDS encoding OmpH family outer membrane protein: protein MKNLFKPALAAGVALATAATAMPATAQVSGIATSNPTMVILRAAARNAAYQQINTTYATQIQQVNQLNTEINNLQLSLDTDKNGQLTEAEVNANPGVVQQIQTKEQQATTASQPIAMAQYYVIEQLLNDYINARNEVVGAKKISLMLAPEAIQYAPNSVDVTEDIVKAMDKRLPTVSTAVPANWQPRRQTAEMHQAIQQIMVVAAQQAAARQAAQQQPETQAPTGR, encoded by the coding sequence ATGAAGAATCTTTTCAAGCCCGCCCTCGCTGCCGGTGTCGCCTTGGCGACCGCTGCGACCGCCATGCCTGCGACCGCACAGGTTAGCGGCATCGCGACCAGCAATCCGACGATGGTGATCCTGCGCGCTGCTGCGCGCAACGCTGCCTACCAGCAGATCAACACCACCTATGCCACGCAGATTCAACAGGTTAACCAGCTCAACACCGAGATCAACAATCTCCAGTTGAGCCTTGATACCGACAAGAACGGCCAGCTGACCGAAGCGGAAGTCAACGCCAACCCTGGTGTCGTCCAGCAGATCCAGACCAAGGAACAGCAGGCAACTACTGCCAGCCAGCCGATCGCCATGGCCCAGTACTATGTCATCGAGCAGCTGCTCAACGACTACATTAATGCCCGCAACGAAGTGGTCGGCGCCAAGAAAATCTCGCTGATGCTCGCGCCCGAGGCGATCCAGTACGCGCCGAACAGCGTCGACGTGACCGAAGACATCGTCAAGGCGATGGACAAGCGCCTGCCGACGGTCAGCACCGCCGTTCCGGCCAATTGGCAGCCGCGTCGTCAGACTGCGGAAATGCACCAGGCAATCCAGCAGATCATGGTTGTGGCAGCCCAGCAGGCAGCCGCGCGCCAGGCTGCACAGCAGCAGCCGGAGACGCAGGCGCCGACCGGCCGGTAA
- the bamA gene encoding outer membrane protein assembly factor BamA, translated as MSGLVKAGEAKTTPAGRMAIALLCGSMLAGVPVPLMAQESPDGEAEEVAAADAQPVDNTIRTITVAGAQRLEAQTILSYIRLRVGQEYTSAAADQALKDLGATELFSNFSIRNDAGNVVITVTENPVINRIVLEGNKRIKNDKILPEIKLTARQIFTRSKVRADVARIIELYKRQGRFAATVEPKMVQLPQNRVDIVFEINEGPKSKVRQINIIGNEKFSDGDLRSEMVTKQARWTRFFSSNTSYDPDRLAFDQQKLRQFYLTEGYADFRVVSAVAELTPDKRDFIITYVVEEGERYKFGDVSVESQLRDFDSESLTNSLSIKNGDWYNAKTVEDTVEQMTELAGNFGYAFADVQPRFSPNRENLTMDVNFIIREAPRVYVERVDVNGNTLTQDKVVRREFRLAEGDAFSSLSVSRSTARINSLGYFQENFEVNQVEGSAPDRIILEANVEEQPTGELQLSAGFSSLESFILAASIRQRNFRGRGQTVGASVNYSRYSRSAQLSFSEPYLFDRNISAGVDIYRRDFNSFNRFQRDRRDLYEQSTTGFSIRAGVPLTEYTSLIGSYTLNYDDVSLDPDTYFSDFDGDGIRTCEPIFAGRYLCEALGKRTSSILGLNLSYNSLDSRLRPTRGRNITFSTELAGLGGSVKYVRVRGKAAQYWPVLNGFVFSLSAEGGAINSLESSDVPGNDSVRLTDRFFLGEPQIRGFDIRGVGPRILRQPYTTDEDGNRVVVTDRDRVQDDALGGRAYYLGRAELEIPLGSGARELGLRPSIFVDAGALFAVKRPPLLDNPNGIQQRDANGNLLFLEIVTGTDGSTTVVPTTNPIAADGTTPNTPNVINGSAFREVFLGDSAMPRVSVGIGVNWNSPFGPFRIDFAKVLRKEPGDDTKQFTFNVGTQF; from the coding sequence ATGAGTGGACTTGTGAAGGCGGGAGAGGCGAAGACTACCCCCGCTGGCCGGATGGCAATCGCGCTGCTGTGCGGATCGATGCTCGCCGGTGTACCCGTGCCCTTGATGGCGCAGGAAAGCCCGGACGGTGAGGCCGAGGAAGTTGCCGCAGCCGACGCACAACCGGTCGACAACACCATCCGCACCATCACCGTCGCTGGCGCCCAGCGCCTCGAGGCGCAGACGATCCTGTCCTATATTCGTTTGCGCGTCGGCCAGGAATATACCTCCGCCGCCGCCGACCAGGCGCTGAAGGACCTCGGTGCGACCGAGCTGTTCTCCAACTTTTCGATCCGCAATGATGCCGGCAACGTTGTCATCACGGTGACCGAGAACCCGGTCATCAACCGCATCGTTCTGGAGGGCAACAAGCGGATCAAGAACGACAAGATCCTGCCCGAAATTAAGCTGACGGCCCGCCAGATATTTACGCGCTCGAAGGTCCGCGCCGACGTTGCGCGCATCATCGAGCTGTACAAGCGCCAGGGCCGGTTTGCCGCCACCGTCGAACCAAAGATGGTGCAGTTGCCCCAGAACCGCGTCGATATCGTGTTCGAGATCAACGAAGGGCCCAAGTCAAAGGTTCGCCAGATCAACATCATCGGCAACGAGAAGTTCTCCGATGGCGATCTGCGCAGCGAAATGGTCACCAAGCAGGCGCGTTGGACCCGGTTCTTCAGCTCGAACACCAGCTACGATCCCGATCGCCTCGCGTTCGACCAGCAGAAGCTGCGCCAGTTCTACCTGACCGAAGGCTATGCCGACTTCCGTGTCGTCTCGGCGGTTGCGGAGCTGACGCCCGACAAGCGCGACTTCATCATCACCTACGTGGTCGAGGAAGGCGAGCGCTACAAGTTCGGCGATGTCTCGGTCGAAAGCCAGTTGCGTGACTTCGACAGCGAGTCCCTGACCAACAGCCTGTCAATCAAGAATGGCGACTGGTACAACGCCAAGACGGTCGAAGATACGGTCGAGCAGATGACCGAGCTCGCCGGCAACTTCGGTTACGCCTTCGCCGACGTCCAGCCGCGCTTCTCGCCCAATCGCGAGAACCTCACGATGGACGTGAACTTCATCATCCGTGAGGCGCCGCGCGTCTATGTTGAGCGGGTTGACGTCAACGGCAACACGCTGACGCAGGACAAGGTCGTCCGACGCGAATTCCGCTTGGCGGAAGGCGACGCGTTCAGCTCGCTGTCGGTGTCGCGCTCGACCGCGCGCATCAACTCGCTTGGCTACTTCCAGGAGAATTTCGAGGTCAACCAGGTCGAAGGCAGCGCGCCCGACCGGATCATACTCGAAGCCAATGTCGAGGAACAGCCAACCGGCGAACTGCAGTTGTCGGCCGGTTTCAGCTCGCTCGAGAGCTTCATTCTCGCGGCCTCGATCCGCCAGCGCAACTTCCGCGGCCGTGGCCAGACGGTCGGTGCCAGCGTCAACTACTCGCGCTACTCGCGCTCGGCCCAGCTGAGCTTCTCCGAGCCCTATCTCTTCGACCGCAATATCTCGGCCGGTGTCGACATTTACCGCCGCGATTTCAACAGCTTCAACAGGTTCCAGCGCGACCGCCGCGACCTGTACGAACAGTCGACGACCGGCTTCTCGATCCGCGCTGGCGTCCCGCTCACCGAATATACCTCGCTGATCGGCAGCTACACGCTGAACTACGACGATGTGTCGCTCGATCCGGACACGTACTTCTCCGATTTCGACGGTGACGGCATCCGGACCTGTGAGCCGATTTTCGCCGGTCGTTACCTGTGTGAGGCGCTGGGCAAGCGCACCAGCTCCATCCTGGGCCTCAACCTGTCGTACAACTCGCTCGACAGCCGCCTGCGACCCACGCGCGGTCGGAACATCACGTTCAGCACCGAATTGGCAGGTCTCGGCGGCTCGGTGAAGTACGTCCGCGTACGCGGCAAGGCGGCGCAATACTGGCCGGTCCTGAACGGCTTCGTCTTCTCGCTTTCGGCCGAGGGCGGGGCGATCAATTCGCTCGAGAGCAGCGACGTGCCGGGCAATGACTCGGTGCGCCTCACCGACCGGTTCTTCCTCGGTGAACCGCAGATCCGCGGCTTCGACATTCGCGGTGTGGGCCCCCGCATTCTGCGCCAGCCCTATACGACCGATGAAGATGGCAACCGGGTGGTCGTGACCGATCGCGACCGCGTCCAGGACGACGCGCTGGGCGGCCGGGCCTACTATCTCGGCCGTGCCGAACTCGAGATCCCGCTCGGCTCGGGCGCACGCGAACTGGGTCTGCGGCCGTCGATCTTTGTCGATGCCGGTGCCCTGTTTGCGGTCAAGCGGCCACCGCTGCTCGACAATCCGAACGGCATCCAGCAGCGCGACGCTAACGGTAACCTTCTGTTCCTTGAAATCGTAACGGGAACTGATGGGTCGACCACTGTGGTTCCGACCACGAATCCGATCGCCGCGGATGGTACAACACCCAATACCCCCAACGTCATCAATGGAAGCGCCTTCCGTGAGGTCTTCCTGGGCGATTCCGCCATGCCGCGCGTTTCCGTCGGCATCGGGGTCAATTGGAACTCGCCCTTCGGTCCGTTCAGGATCGATTTCGCCAAGGTCCTTAGAAAGGAACCTGGTGACGATACCAAGCAATTCACGTTCAACGTAGGAACACAATTCTAA
- the rseP gene encoding RIP metalloprotease RseP, with protein MFDSPPFWMYILGFLLVLGPLVTLHELGHYLVGRWFGVGAEAFSIGFGRELVGWTDKRGTRWKIASIPLGGYVQFKGDMNPASIPDPDAIEHIPVEEREGSFHHAKLWKRALIVFAGPATNILVALAIFAAFFVAFGRPVPADPAETNVVDRFAEQSVAREAGVLEGDRIVAIDGEPVLEFTDITDRVTLFPDKRIVLGVERDGERLDFPLTIASSVETDGFGNEARVGRLGVYSKDFKYETVGPVAALGLAVDHSWGLVRMMVTGIKQIITGDRSLKEMGGPIKIAKYSGEQLSLGALPFINFVALISLNLAFINLLPIPALDGGHLAFYAAEAVRRKPVGPRGMEWAYRTGVALVLMLMVIVTVNDLVSLPIFGS; from the coding sequence TTGTTCGATTCCCCGCCTTTCTGGATGTATATCCTCGGGTTTCTCCTTGTCCTCGGGCCATTGGTGACGCTCCACGAACTCGGGCATTATCTCGTCGGACGCTGGTTCGGAGTCGGCGCCGAGGCGTTTTCCATCGGATTCGGTCGCGAATTGGTCGGCTGGACCGACAAGCGCGGCACGCGCTGGAAGATCGCCTCCATTCCCTTGGGCGGCTACGTCCAGTTCAAGGGGGACATGAACCCCGCGAGCATTCCCGACCCCGACGCGATCGAGCACATTCCGGTGGAGGAGCGCGAAGGCAGTTTCCATCACGCGAAATTGTGGAAGCGGGCGTTGATAGTGTTTGCAGGGCCGGCCACGAACATCCTGGTAGCGCTGGCGATCTTTGCCGCTTTCTTCGTTGCATTCGGGCGGCCGGTTCCGGCTGACCCGGCCGAAACCAACGTCGTCGACCGGTTTGCCGAGCAATCGGTTGCGCGGGAGGCCGGGGTCCTCGAGGGTGATCGCATCGTCGCGATCGATGGCGAGCCGGTGCTTGAATTCACCGACATTACGGATCGCGTCACACTCTTCCCCGACAAGCGCATTGTCCTGGGGGTCGAGCGCGACGGCGAACGGCTGGATTTTCCGCTCACCATCGCCAGCTCGGTCGAAACCGACGGCTTCGGCAATGAAGCGCGCGTCGGTCGCCTCGGCGTCTATTCGAAGGACTTCAAATACGAGACGGTCGGCCCGGTTGCTGCGCTGGGACTGGCGGTGGACCACAGCTGGGGCCTGGTGCGGATGATGGTGACCGGGATCAAGCAGATCATCACCGGAGACCGGTCGCTGAAAGAGATGGGCGGGCCGATCAAGATCGCCAAATATTCGGGCGAGCAGCTCAGCCTCGGCGCACTGCCCTTCATAAACTTCGTCGCGCTGATCTCGCTTAATTTGGCATTCATCAACCTGTTGCCAATCCCTGCCCTCGACGGCGGGCATCTGGCTTTCTACGCGGCAGAAGCGGTCCGCCGGAAGCCGGTTGGCCCCCGCGGCATGGAATGGGCCTATCGCACCGGCGTTGCTCTCGTACTCATGCTGATGGTGATCGTCACGGTGAATGACCTCGTCTCGCTGCCGATTTTCGGGAGTTAA
- the dxr gene encoding 1-deoxy-D-xylulose-5-phosphate reductoisomerase has protein sequence MRSISILGATGSVGEQTLDLIRRNRANWQVEALTANCSAQKLAAMAREFDARLAVVGDESCLGELREALAGTGIEAAAGLAALRDAASRPVDITVAAIVGCAGLGPTMAAIERGGTVALANKEALVSAGEVMTAAVERHGATLLPVDSEHNAIFQCLQGGKIEDVARITLTASGGPFRTWSQEQLEAATPAQAVAHPNWDMGAKISVDSATMMNKGLEYIEAHHLFPVGLERLRIIVHPQSVVHSMVEYRDHSTLAQLGPSDMRVPIASCLAWPDRMDVPLQPLDLAEIGELTFVAPDEHRFPATSLCREAIEAGGAAPAILNAANEVAVAAFLDGQIGFTRIPVMVEQTLTRYKAPAPQTLEDVLTVDSEARARAGELLETA, from the coding sequence ATGCGCTCGATCTCCATCCTTGGTGCGACGGGATCGGTCGGCGAGCAAACGCTTGATCTGATCCGCCGCAATCGCGCCAATTGGCAGGTCGAGGCGCTTACCGCCAATTGTTCCGCGCAGAAACTTGCTGCGATGGCGCGCGAGTTCGATGCCCGACTGGCAGTGGTCGGCGACGAGAGCTGCCTCGGCGAATTGCGCGAGGCGCTGGCGGGGACTGGCATCGAAGCCGCCGCAGGGCTGGCAGCCTTGCGCGACGCGGCATCGCGACCGGTCGACATAACCGTCGCAGCTATTGTCGGTTGTGCCGGGCTCGGCCCGACGATGGCGGCAATCGAGCGCGGCGGGACCGTGGCGCTCGCCAATAAGGAAGCGCTGGTTTCCGCAGGCGAAGTGATGACTGCGGCCGTCGAACGCCACGGCGCAACCCTGTTGCCCGTGGACAGCGAACACAATGCCATCTTCCAGTGCCTCCAGGGGGGCAAGATCGAGGACGTGGCCCGGATCACGCTCACAGCAAGCGGCGGCCCGTTCCGCACCTGGTCGCAGGAACAGCTCGAGGCGGCCACGCCCGCCCAAGCCGTTGCCCATCCCAACTGGGATATGGGTGCCAAGATCAGCGTCGACAGCGCAACGATGATGAACAAGGGTCTCGAATATATCGAGGCGCACCACCTGTTCCCCGTCGGCCTCGAGCGTCTGAGGATAATTGTCCACCCGCAGAGCGTTGTGCACTCCATGGTGGAATACCGTGACCATTCGACGCTTGCCCAGCTCGGCCCGTCGGACATGCGCGTCCCGATTGCGTCGTGCCTTGCGTGGCCCGACCGCATGGACGTGCCGCTACAGCCGCTCGACCTGGCCGAGATCGGCGAACTTACCTTCGTCGCGCCCGACGAGCACCGTTTTCCGGCTACGAGCCTGTGCCGCGAGGCGATCGAAGCTGGCGGCGCTGCGCCCGCTATCCTCAACGCTGCGAACGAGGTTGCCGTAGCGGCATTTCTCGACGGTCAGATAGGGTTCACTCGGATCCCGGTAATGGTCGAACAAACCCTTACCCGCTATAAGGCGCCCGCGCCGCAAACCCTCGAGGACGTCTTGACCGTCGATAGCGAGGCAAGGGCGCGCGCTGGCGAACTGCTGGAGACCGCATAA
- a CDS encoding phosphatidate cytidylyltransferase yields the protein MADGEAPKKNADLPVRFVSAMVMLAVAGLAMWLGGIWFDALALIVGALCFWEFARLVLAIARSPLARIGWLVAGACYIGLAVAALVLMPIAVVIGVVAIVVATDTGAYFSGRAIGGPKIAPKISPSKTWAGLIGGMVAAGLTSLAFFYSNAGDAVFTVMGLVAIAIGAGLAVLAQTGDFLESWLKRRAGVKDSSNLIPGHGGVFDRVDGMLPVAIATLGLWAIHP from the coding sequence TTGGCGGACGGTGAGGCCCCGAAGAAAAACGCCGACCTGCCGGTACGGTTCGTTTCGGCGATGGTCATGCTGGCCGTGGCGGGCCTTGCCATGTGGCTCGGCGGCATCTGGTTCGATGCCCTCGCGCTCATCGTCGGCGCGCTCTGCTTCTGGGAGTTTGCACGGCTGGTGCTGGCGATTGCGAGATCGCCGCTCGCCCGGATAGGCTGGCTGGTTGCCGGGGCGTGCTACATCGGCCTGGCAGTTGCTGCGCTGGTCCTGATGCCGATTGCGGTGGTCATCGGCGTCGTCGCGATCGTGGTGGCGACCGATACCGGCGCCTATTTCAGCGGCCGTGCCATCGGCGGACCGAAGATCGCCCCGAAAATCAGTCCGTCCAAGACATGGGCTGGGCTGATCGGAGGAATGGTTGCCGCGGGTCTCACCTCGCTCGCATTCTTCTATTCGAATGCGGGTGACGCAGTATTCACCGTCATGGGACTGGTGGCGATTGCGATCGGGGCAGGGCTAGCCGTACTGGCGCAGACCGGCGACTTCCTCGAAAGCTGGCTCAAGCGCCGCGCGGGCGTGAAGGACAGTTCGAACCTCATCCCTGGACACGGCGGTGTGTTCGACCGGGTCGATGGCATGCTGCCAGTGGCGATAGCGACGCTGGGCTTGTGGGCTATCCACCCGTGA
- the uppS gene encoding polyprenyl diphosphate synthase — protein sequence MGEDRAGNSGRPRHVAIIMDGNGRWAKKRGLPRAMGHKRGVEAVRELVRSVEGMGLDCLTLYAFSSENWKRPEDEVDDLMNLMRRFIKSDLPEFIANDVRLKIIGDWQGLAPDIVEMLEDALEQTSKGSRVLAVALNYGSQQEIARAAAKAAAIGEVTEKTIAAHLDTNDLPPLDLLVRTSGEVRLSNFLLWQSAYAEMLFVDTLWPDFTPEMLQQALDDFAGRERRFGGR from the coding sequence ATGGGCGAAGATCGCGCCGGCAACTCCGGGCGACCAAGACATGTCGCCATCATCATGGATGGCAACGGGCGGTGGGCCAAGAAACGCGGACTTCCCCGCGCGATGGGTCACAAGCGCGGGGTCGAAGCGGTGCGCGAACTCGTCCGCAGCGTAGAAGGCATGGGGCTCGACTGCCTGACGCTTTATGCATTCAGTAGCGAGAACTGGAAGCGGCCGGAGGACGAGGTCGACGACCTGATGAACCTGATGCGGCGGTTCATTAAATCGGACCTGCCCGAATTCATCGCCAATGACGTGCGCCTGAAAATTATTGGCGACTGGCAAGGGCTTGCGCCCGACATCGTCGAGATGCTCGAAGATGCGCTTGAGCAGACAAGCAAGGGCTCGCGCGTCCTTGCGGTGGCGCTCAATTACGGCTCGCAGCAAGAGATCGCTCGGGCCGCGGCCAAGGCAGCCGCGATCGGCGAAGTGACCGAAAAGACTATCGCCGCACATCTCGATACCAACGACCTGCCGCCGCTCGATCTGCTGGTCCGCACCAGCGGCGAAGTGCGGTTGTCGAATTTCCTGCTGTGGCAATCGGCCTATGCCGAAATGCTGTTCGTCGACACGCTGTGGCCCGACTTCACGCCAGAAATGCTGCAGCAGGCGCTCGACGATTTTGCCGGAAGGGAACGGCGCTTTGGCGGACGGTGA
- the frr gene encoding ribosome recycling factor, producing MAQYDKSDIERRMNGAVEALKSDLSGLRTGRANTTLLDPVVCEVYGSMMPLNQVATVSAPEPRMLSVQVWDKSNLTAVEKGIAHANLGLNPMIDGQTIRLPIPDLTEERRKELAKLAGQYSEKAKIAIRNVRRDGMEALKTDEKKKEISEDDRKRSEEEVQKLTDKYVGLADEAAAKKEQEILTQ from the coding sequence ATGGCACAATACGACAAGTCCGATATCGAGCGCCGCATGAACGGTGCGGTCGAAGCGCTGAAGAGCGACCTTTCGGGGTTGAGGACCGGTCGCGCGAATACGACGCTGCTCGATCCGGTGGTCTGTGAAGTCTACGGTTCGATGATGCCGCTCAACCAGGTGGCGACCGTCTCTGCACCGGAGCCGCGCATGCTCAGCGTGCAGGTGTGGGACAAGTCGAACCTGACCGCGGTCGAAAAGGGCATCGCCCATGCGAACCTCGGCCTCAACCCGATGATCGACGGGCAGACGATCCGCCTGCCGATCCCCGACCTGACCGAAGAACGCCGCAAGGAACTGGCCAAGCTCGCCGGCCAGTATTCGGAGAAGGCCAAGATCGCGATCCGCAACGTGCGCCGCGACGGGATGGAAGCGCTGAAGACCGACGAAAAGAAGAAGGAAATCTCGGAAGACGATCGCAAGCGTTCCGAGGAAGAGGTGCAGAAACTGACCGACAAATATGTCGGCCTGGCCGACGAGGCTGCAGCGAAGAAGGAACAGGAAATCCTGACCCAGTGA